One Candidatus Cloacimonadaceae bacterium genomic window, CGAGCATTTCTTGGATAGCTCTGAGATCCGCACCCCGGGCAAGCATGTGAGTGGCGAAGCTGTGACGCAGAGTATGTGGAGAATAGCCTTTCTGCTGGGCAACGATGCTGATATAGCGGCCGAGGATGATGTCTAACTGTTTGGTGTCAAAGTCCTTGCCGCGGTAGGTGAGGAAGAGCAGGTTTGAGCTATGCTGAGTTTGAAAATCCTCCCGGACAGGCAGATAACTGCGAATAGCGTCCAATGCCGGTCTGCCGATGGGGATGATCCTTTCCTTGTTTCCTTTGCCGACCACGCGGATTCTGCCACGGCGGAAATCTATGTCTCCCAGTTGGATACCTGCAAGTTCCGCCAGGCGCAGTCCCGAAGAATAGATGGTCTCAAGGATCGCTCTATCCCGAATGCCGCACTTGGTGTTTTGATCGGGGATGCTGAGAAGCAGGTTGATCTCGTCCTCACTGAAAAAATGCGGCAGTTTCTTTTCATATTTGGGTCGTTTGATTTTGAGCATGGGATTGGCGCTGATGATATCACTGAGCATCAGATAGGAAAAAAAACCTCTCAGCGCGGCGGTTTTGCGTGCCAGAGAGCGGTTGCAATCCGGTTTATCATGCAGCCAACGCAGAAAGTCCCTGATCTGCAAGGTGTTGATCTCTTCCACCCGAACTTCCTCGTTTTCAAAGAACTGTTTCAGGAACGAATGGAGCTGATCGAGATCGAGTTTATAGCCTTCGATCGTGCGTGGAGATTTTCCTTCCACCCTGATGTAATCGCAGTATCCGTCGATGTTATTTTGCATTTTACCACCACTTTATCGTCTTTGGGTTATTTTTTCCTTGCCTGATTACTTGTCGAGAAAAAAATTGGACTCATCAAGATGGAGGTTGGATGAACCAGCATATTTCAAACACCGCGAAACTTGGAAAGAACGTGAGCCTGGGCAATAACGTCGTGATCCTGGATGAGGTGATGATCGGCGATGGATGCATGATCGGAAACAACGTCGTTGTCCATCCCGGCAGCCTGATCGGGGAAAATGTGCGCATCGACGACAACACGATTATCGGCAAAAAACCGCTTTCCTCGCCCCGCAGCATCTTTAAGGTGCCGAAGGATCTGAGCCCCGCGGAGATCGGTTCTTTCTGTCAGATCGGCTCAAATGTGATCATCTATGCTCAATGCAAGATCGGAAACAGCAATCTGATCGCGGACATGGCGACTATCCGTGAAAACGTAGTGATCGGCGAACTCAACATCATCGGCAGAGGCGTCGCGATCGAAAACTTCGTCACCATCGGTGAGCGCAACAAATTTGAGACAAATAGCTATATCACAGCCTATTCCACCGTTGAAGACTATTGTTTCGTTGCGCCCTGCGTCGCGACCAGCAATGATAATTACATGGCGCGCGATGCCGAACGCTTTGATCATTTCAAAGGCGTCACGATCAAGCGCGGAGCCCGCATTGGAGTGAATGCCACGATCCTTCCCGGCAAGGTGTTGGAGGCAGATTCCTGCATTGCCGGAGGCTCCGTCGTCACCAAAGACGCGCCTGCGGAAATGATCATGCTCGGAAGTCCCGCAAAACCAATGCGGGGCGTGCCGGAAGCACAACTTCTAAAGAACAATCTGGATAAATAATCATGAAAACTCTGCTCATCATCCCTACTTACAATGAGATCGAGAACATTGAAAAGCTGTTGGGCATCGTTTTGGCACTGAGCCCCGATATTGAGGTGTTGGTGATGGACGACAGTTCTCCAGACGGCACCGGGAAAGCGGTCAAAGCCATGCAGGAAAACGAGCCGCGCATTCATTTGATCGAAAGACCAGGAAAGATGGGCTTGGGTTCTGCCTATGTGACCGGCTTCAAATACGCGCTAAAGCAGGATTTTGACTATATCATGGAGATGGACGCGGATTTTTCCCACAATCCCAATGATCTTCCCCGCTTGCTCGAAGAAGCCAAAAAGCGCGATCTGGTCATCGGTTCGCGCTATTGCAGCGGAGTAAACATCGTCAACTGGCCTTTCAAAAGACTACTGATCAGCTATTTCGCCTCAAAATATGTCCGTGTGATTACCGGTATGCCGATCAAGGATCCCACCAGCGGATTCAAGTGCTTTCACCGCAGGGTGTTGGAGAGCATCAACCTGGATAGAATCCTCTCGGACGGCTATGCCTTCCAGATCGAAATGAACTTCCGCGCCTGGGTGAAAGGCTTTCGTATCAAAGAGATACCGATCATCTTCACCGAGCGCATCAACGGAGTTTCCAAGATGTCCCGCCACATTGTCTATGAAGCCGCTTGGATGGTTTGGCGTCTGCACTTCCTGAAAATCCTCCGTCTCTTACACTAATAGGAGCACAAATGAGACAACTTTTAATATTGCTTGCACTTACGTTGCTGATCCTGCCGCTTTTGGCGATTCCCCTGCCCCGCGTTTATGTGCAAAAACTGATGCTTGATGACGGGAAACTTCCTCAAGTGACCGTTGAGAAGGACAAATCAGCCCCCGAATACCTGCTCAGGGCATGGTTCGCGGAAAGACCGGAAATCGTTCGTTCCACGGATGAACACAGCATCCATCATCTTGCCGTCAAACAAGTTGGCGATGATGAAGTATTCCCGGTCACGGTCATATTAACGGTTCAACTGGGTAATTTTGGCGTCGAATGGAAGGAAGGAGAGACCCTCGTTCTGGAGATCACCCACAAAGCCAGTGGACAGAAGAAAGAATGGAGCATCGTCGTTCCCCCCGGATCAAATCTGATCAAACACCTGGAAACGCCGATGATCGTTCCGCCCTTCCAAAAAAAGTAAGCAAGTAAGCAATGCTGGAACGCATCAACAACCCCGTCAGCCAATCCGAAGACAGCGAATTTGACCGTGCGCTGCGCCCCAAAAGTCTGGATGACTTCATCGGTCAAAACCATATAAAAAAGCTGCTGGATATATCCATTCGCGCGGCAAAACTTCGCAGGGAATCGCTCGACCACGTGCTGTTCTATGGTCCTCCCGGTTTGGGGAAGACCACTCTGGCGGGGATCATCGCCCACGAACTGGGTGTCAATATCACCGTCAGTAGCGGTCCCGTGGTTGAAAAACCTGGTGACCTTGCTGGAATCCTCACCAATCTTCAGAGACACGAAGTGCTCTTTATCGACGAAATCCACCGCCTCAGCCACGTCATCGAGGAATATATCTATCCCGCCATGGAAGACTATCAGATGGAGATCATTCTCGATAGCGGACCCAGCGCGCGCACTCTCAGGATCGGCATCGAACCTTTCACACTGATCGGAGCCACGACCCGGGCTGGCTTGCTCACTCCTCCGCTCCGAGACCGTTTTGGCATTGTGCTGCGCTTGGATTATTATGATTTTGAATCAATTGTGCGGATCATCAAACGAAGCGCCAGAATCCTCGAAGTTCCTGCCGAAGACGATGGCGTCGCTGAAGTGGCAAGACGCAGCAGAGGAACTCCACGCATCGCCAATCGTCTTTTACGGCGGGTGCGGGATTATGCGCAGATCATGGGAGACGGGATCATCACTCTGGAGATTGCGCTTGCCGCTTTGGAGATGCTTCAGGTCGATCATGCCGGTCTGGACGAAATGGACAAGCGCTTGCTTTTAACCATCATGGAAAACTACCGCGGCGGACCTGTCGGCTTGAAAACCCTTTCCGTCGCGGTGGGAGAGGATGCCGGCACGATCGAGGAGATCTTTGAGCCCTACCTCGTGCAGCAAGGTTTTCTGGAACGCACTCTACAAGGCAGGAAAGCCACCTTCAAAGCCTATCGCCATCTTGGCGTCACTCCAAACGACACGCAGCAGGAGCTGTTCTAACCAGACCGATTCACCCATCGCCGCCCCATGGGATATAAAGCAAATATCACCAGCAATCTGATCAATCAATGCATCCGCATCGTGCTGGGGCTATTTACCAGCATCATAGTCGCCCGCAGTCTCGGTCCTCAGGGACAGGGCTACCTGGCATATATCGTGCTGGTTTTCACGCTATTGGGCACCTATGGTCACCTGGGCATCAACAATGCCGTGATGTATTTCCAAAAACGCAGCGGCTATGACCATGACAAGCTCTTTCGCCTCAATACCGGCTTTCTCTTCTTGATGTTTTTCGTCATCTCGGTGGGGGTGATCGTTTTGCGGACGGCGGGTGTCGTCCTCAGTGAATATTCATACTACTTTATCGCTTTGGGATTGATCTACGTGATCAGTCAATTCCTCTTTG contains:
- a CDS encoding DapH/DapD/GlmU-related protein, with the translated sequence MNQHISNTAKLGKNVSLGNNVVILDEVMIGDGCMIGNNVVVHPGSLIGENVRIDDNTIIGKKPLSSPRSIFKVPKDLSPAEIGSFCQIGSNVIIYAQCKIGNSNLIADMATIRENVVIGELNIIGRGVAIENFVTIGERNKFETNSYITAYSTVEDYCFVAPCVATSNDNYMARDAERFDHFKGVTIKRGARIGVNATILPGKVLEADSCIAGGSVVTKDAPAEMIMLGSPAKPMRGVPEAQLLKNNLDK
- the ruvB gene encoding Holliday junction branch migration DNA helicase RuvB; amino-acid sequence: MLERINNPVSQSEDSEFDRALRPKSLDDFIGQNHIKKLLDISIRAAKLRRESLDHVLFYGPPGLGKTTLAGIIAHELGVNITVSSGPVVEKPGDLAGILTNLQRHEVLFIDEIHRLSHVIEEYIYPAMEDYQMEIILDSGPSARTLRIGIEPFTLIGATTRAGLLTPPLRDRFGIVLRLDYYDFESIVRIIKRSARILEVPAEDDGVAEVARRSRGTPRIANRLLRRVRDYAQIMGDGIITLEIALAALEMLQVDHAGLDEMDKRLLLTIMENYRGGPVGLKTLSVAVGEDAGTIEEIFEPYLVQQGFLERTLQGRKATFKAYRHLGVTPNDTQQELF
- a CDS encoding tyrosine recombinase XerC, translated to MQNNIDGYCDYIRVEGKSPRTIEGYKLDLDQLHSFLKQFFENEEVRVEEINTLQIRDFLRWLHDKPDCNRSLARKTAALRGFFSYLMLSDIISANPMLKIKRPKYEKKLPHFFSEDEINLLLSIPDQNTKCGIRDRAILETIYSSGLRLAELAGIQLGDIDFRRGRIRVVGKGNKERIIPIGRPALDAIRSYLPVREDFQTQHSSNLLFLTYRGKDFDTKQLDIILGRYISIVAQQKGYSPHTLRHSFATHMLARGADLRAIQEMLGHSQLSTTEIYTHVTLEDIKDAYRKGHPRGKG
- a CDS encoding polyprenol monophosphomannose synthase, coding for MKTLLIIPTYNEIENIEKLLGIVLALSPDIEVLVMDDSSPDGTGKAVKAMQENEPRIHLIERPGKMGLGSAYVTGFKYALKQDFDYIMEMDADFSHNPNDLPRLLEEAKKRDLVIGSRYCSGVNIVNWPFKRLLISYFASKYVRVITGMPIKDPTSGFKCFHRRVLESINLDRILSDGYAFQIEMNFRAWVKGFRIKEIPIIFTERINGVSKMSRHIVYEAAWMVWRLHFLKILRLLH